The Hymenobacter oligotrophus genome has a window encoding:
- a CDS encoding class I SAM-dependent methyltransferase: MPTDASLFLRRAVVATFAVPALLFACTQTPIAESDAARVVQGRTEASPDTAGYQRRAPQDPNGISRYYMGRQIAHVMGHDGAGWLERPDREQEEGTDILLRELKLKPTDVVADIGAGTGFFTFRMSELVPQGKVLAVDIQPQMLEKLQATSQRRKVANVEPVLGTVKNPNLPANAVDLALIVDAYHEFDHPREMMRAIKNSLKPGGRVALVEYRAEDPNVPIKRIHRMSEEQARRELQAVGLQFVENIKALPQQHLLIFKRP; the protein is encoded by the coding sequence ATGCCTACGGATGCCTCCTTGTTTCTGCGCAGAGCAGTAGTGGCCACCTTTGCGGTGCCTGCGCTGCTGTTTGCCTGCACCCAAACGCCCATTGCCGAAAGCGACGCCGCCCGTGTGGTGCAGGGCCGCACCGAGGCCTCGCCCGATACGGCTGGCTACCAACGCCGCGCCCCCCAAGACCCCAACGGCATTAGCCGCTATTACATGGGCCGCCAAATTGCGCACGTAATGGGCCACGACGGCGCCGGCTGGCTGGAGCGCCCCGATCGGGAGCAGGAAGAAGGCACCGATATTTTGCTGCGCGAGCTGAAGCTGAAGCCCACCGATGTAGTGGCCGATATTGGCGCTGGCACCGGGTTCTTCACTTTCCGCATGAGCGAGCTGGTGCCCCAGGGCAAAGTGCTGGCGGTGGATATTCAGCCGCAAATGCTCGAAAAGCTGCAAGCCACCAGCCAGCGCCGCAAGGTTGCCAACGTGGAGCCCGTGCTGGGCACCGTGAAAAACCCCAACCTACCGGCCAACGCCGTGGATTTGGCGCTGATTGTGGACGCCTACCACGAGTTTGACCACCCCAGGGAAATGATGCGCGCCATTAAAAACTCGCTGAAGCCGGGCGGCCGCGTGGCGCTGGTAGAGTACCGCGCCGAAGACCCCAACGTGCCCATCAAGCGCATTCATCGGATGAGCGAAGAACAGGCCCGCCGCGAGCTGCAAGCCGTGGGGTTGCAGTTTGTCGAGAACATCAAGGCGCTGCCGCAGCAACACTTGCTGATTTTCAAGCGCCCTTAA
- the priA gene encoding replication restart helicase PriA: protein MPQSEPAAADRVTLFADVILPLPLPKLYTYRVPFELNDQVVIGGRVLVQFGAKKTLSCIVAAVHETPPKDYQAKYILEFIDDAPVVTQPQLKLFRWIAEYYMCTLGEVINAALPSALKLSSESRVQLHPQYLSEGTPYPLSEQEQKIVEALGTEDGKALTFSEVGEILGISSFHKVIKSLIQKDVVFLFEHIADKYAPKVVKKVRLAHHFVAEAALEGLFENLASKPKQLDVLMRYIQRVPVYQNEHANHTGLEKAALTSSPHLSPSAVNTLIKNGVLEQFDQIVSRFPLDEKEGNQMPFELSEAQTKARDQVLELFGQKDITLLHGVTGAGKTEIYIDLIRKALEGGGQVLYLLPEIALTAQIVTRLMRVFGSRLGVYHSKFSDNERVEVWNGVLSGRFQVVVGVRSAVFLPFDSLSLIIVDEEHESSYKQYDPAPRYNAREVALMMGTFQGAKILLGSATPSVETYYQCRAGRWGLVPLTKRFGEAGLPEIELIDTRRNAQQGQKKPSHHFTPELTAAIEGRLSQGEQVILFQNRRGYSPFISCLDCGWIPKCKSCAVSLSYHKNAHELRCHYCGHHEVMPRECPACGSRAIRAMGFGTERIEDDLKLMLPEANVQRMDLDTTRAKNAYQQIISDFEQQRTNVLVGTQMVTKGLDFGNVSLVGIINADSIIHYPDFRAHERAYQMFVQVSGRAGRKGKKGKVIVQTGDPQQPIFDKVMRNDYQDFYEYEIAQRREHMYPPFARVIKITVKHVEERMALEAAVLLTQELVERLGRDAVLGPEAPYIFRIRNFYLQEITIKLSREHTVLKHAKAQILEAITLVRDEKDFRQARIVADVDPM, encoded by the coding sequence TTGCCCCAGTCCGAGCCCGCCGCGGCCGACCGCGTTACGCTTTTCGCCGACGTGATTTTGCCCTTGCCGCTGCCCAAGCTCTACACGTACCGCGTACCCTTCGAGCTGAACGACCAAGTGGTAATTGGCGGGCGGGTGCTGGTGCAGTTTGGCGCGAAAAAGACGCTGAGCTGCATTGTGGCGGCCGTGCACGAAACCCCGCCCAAGGACTACCAGGCCAAGTATATCCTCGAGTTCATCGACGATGCGCCGGTGGTTACGCAGCCTCAACTCAAGCTTTTCCGCTGGATTGCGGAGTACTACATGTGCACGCTGGGCGAGGTCATCAACGCGGCTTTGCCCTCGGCGCTAAAGCTCAGCTCCGAGTCGCGGGTGCAGCTGCATCCGCAGTATCTGTCGGAAGGCACGCCCTACCCGCTAAGCGAGCAGGAGCAAAAAATTGTGGAAGCCCTAGGTACCGAAGACGGCAAAGCGCTGACTTTTTCGGAGGTGGGCGAAATCCTAGGCATCAGCTCGTTCCACAAGGTTATCAAGAGTCTGATCCAGAAGGACGTTGTCTTTCTGTTCGAGCACATTGCCGATAAGTACGCGCCCAAGGTGGTGAAGAAGGTGCGCCTGGCGCATCATTTCGTGGCCGAGGCAGCGCTAGAGGGCTTATTTGAAAACCTCGCCAGCAAGCCAAAACAACTGGATGTGCTGATGCGCTACATCCAGCGCGTGCCGGTGTACCAAAACGAGCACGCCAACCACACCGGCCTCGAGAAAGCGGCCCTCACCAGCTCGCCGCACCTCTCGCCCTCTGCCGTAAACACGCTCATCAAAAACGGCGTGCTCGAGCAGTTCGATCAGATTGTGTCGCGCTTCCCGCTCGATGAAAAAGAAGGCAACCAAATGCCCTTCGAGTTATCGGAAGCCCAAACCAAAGCCCGCGACCAAGTGCTGGAGCTGTTTGGGCAGAAGGACATTACGCTGCTGCACGGCGTAACCGGTGCCGGCAAAACCGAGATTTACATCGATCTGATTCGGAAAGCGCTGGAAGGCGGCGGCCAAGTGCTGTACCTGCTGCCCGAAATTGCCCTGACGGCACAAATCGTGACGCGCCTGATGCGCGTATTTGGCTCGCGCCTAGGTGTGTACCACTCCAAGTTCTCCGACAACGAGCGCGTGGAAGTATGGAACGGCGTGCTTTCGGGCCGCTTTCAGGTGGTGGTGGGCGTGCGCTCGGCCGTGTTTCTGCCTTTCGATAGTTTGTCGCTGATCATCGTCGACGAAGAACACGAATCGAGCTATAAGCAGTACGACCCGGCCCCGCGCTACAACGCCCGCGAAGTAGCCCTGATGATGGGTACTTTCCAAGGCGCCAAAATCCTGCTGGGGTCGGCTACGCCGTCGGTCGAAACGTACTACCAGTGCCGGGCGGGCCGCTGGGGCCTGGTGCCGCTTACCAAGCGTTTTGGCGAGGCAGGCTTGCCCGAAATCGAGTTGATCGATACGCGGCGAAACGCGCAGCAAGGTCAGAAGAAACCTTCGCACCACTTCACGCCCGAGCTCACAGCGGCAATCGAAGGCCGTTTGTCGCAGGGCGAACAAGTGATTCTGTTTCAGAACCGCCGCGGCTATTCGCCCTTTATCAGCTGCCTGGATTGCGGCTGGATACCCAAGTGCAAGAGCTGCGCCGTGAGCCTCAGCTACCACAAAAACGCGCACGAGCTGCGCTGCCACTACTGCGGGCACCACGAGGTGATGCCGCGCGAATGTCCGGCTTGCGGCTCGCGCGCAATTCGGGCCATGGGCTTTGGCACCGAGCGCATCGAGGACGACCTGAAGCTGATGCTGCCCGAGGCCAACGTGCAGCGCATGGACCTAGACACCACACGCGCCAAAAACGCCTACCAGCAAATCATCAGCGACTTTGAGCAGCAGCGCACCAACGTGCTGGTGGGTACGCAGATGGTGACCAAGGGCCTCGACTTCGGCAACGTGAGCCTGGTGGGCATTATCAACGCCGATAGCATCATCCACTACCCCGATTTCCGGGCGCACGAACGGGCCTACCAAATGTTTGTGCAGGTAAGCGGCCGCGCGGGGCGCAAGGGCAAAAAAGGCAAGGTAATCGTGCAGACCGGCGACCCGCAACAGCCCATCTTCGACAAGGTGATGCGCAACGATTACCAGGATTTCTACGAGTACGAAATTGCGCAACGCCGCGAGCACATGTACCCGCCGTTTGCTCGCGTCATCAAGATTACGGTGAAGCACGTGGAAGAGCGTATGGCCCTAGAAGCCGCCGTACTGCTGACGCAGGAACTGGTGGAGCGCCTAGGTAGAGATGCGGTGCTGGGGCCCGAGGCACCGTACATTTTTCGCATCCGTAACTTCTACCTGCAGGAAATTACCATCAAGCTCAGCCGCGAGCACACGGTGCTGAAGCACGCCAAAGCACAAATTTTGGAGGCCATTACGCTGGTGCGCGACGAAAAGGATTTCCGACAGGCCCGCATTGTAGCCGACGTGGACCCGATGTAG
- a CDS encoding thioredoxin domain-containing protein, whose product MPTPAPHAKPNRLAHESSPYLLQHAYNPVDWYPWGEEALSRAQKEQKPILVSIGYAACHWCHVMERESFEHEEIAQIMNERFVCIKVDREERPDVDQVYMDAIQAMGLGGGWPLNVFLTPEAKPFYGGTYFPSRNWFELLQQIANAYGSEHRAELDKSAEDFARVLRANDLEKYGAKISTKPVGQQAFGTLLRNLAKHFDAKRGGTGQAPKFPMPVIWRFLLRAHALTGNDAALQQTNLTLREMAWGGIYDQAGGGFARYSVDDAWLVPHFEKMLYDNGQLISLYAEAYQLTQDEQWREVVEQTVAFVQRELMSPEGGFYASLDADSEGEEGKFYVFGLEQLREALGDEAPLAAEYYGCTALGNWEHGHNILHRRQSDAAFAEAHQLTPGVVASLAAGWREKLLAYRSQRARPALDDKILTGWNALMLRGLVDAYRAFHLPQYLELALQNAEFIEQNLRRGQGLWRNYKNGRATIVAFLEDYALLIDAYTALYEATFAERWLQRARELTEYVLEHFADEADSHLFYTDDTGEALIARKKELFDNVIPSSNSLMAHNLLRLGALLDVPAWHERATNMLALAQDLAVNEPQHLGNWASLYLSLLAPLAEVAVIGPEAEHFRRELSRHYLPNAVLAGTNTSSELPLLQNRHAAEGQTTIYVCYNRACQQPVYNPTEALAQLQAATLRG is encoded by the coding sequence ATGCCAACGCCTGCCCCCCACGCCAAACCCAACCGTCTGGCGCACGAATCGAGCCCGTACTTGCTGCAGCACGCCTACAACCCCGTTGACTGGTACCCGTGGGGCGAAGAAGCGCTTAGCCGGGCTCAAAAAGAGCAGAAGCCAATTTTGGTAAGCATCGGGTATGCGGCCTGCCATTGGTGCCACGTAATGGAGCGTGAATCGTTTGAGCATGAAGAAATTGCCCAAATCATGAACGAGCGGTTTGTGTGCATTAAGGTCGATCGGGAGGAACGGCCCGACGTGGACCAAGTGTACATGGATGCCATTCAAGCCATGGGCTTAGGTGGCGGGTGGCCGCTGAACGTGTTTCTGACACCGGAGGCAAAACCTTTTTATGGCGGCACGTACTTCCCGTCGCGCAACTGGTTTGAGCTGCTGCAGCAAATTGCCAATGCCTACGGCAGCGAGCATCGGGCGGAGCTGGATAAATCGGCCGAGGATTTTGCGCGGGTGCTGCGTGCCAACGATTTGGAGAAGTACGGCGCCAAAATCAGCACCAAACCCGTGGGGCAACAAGCGTTTGGCACCCTGCTGCGCAACCTAGCCAAGCACTTCGATGCTAAACGCGGCGGCACTGGCCAAGCCCCCAAATTCCCGATGCCGGTAATCTGGCGCTTTTTGCTGCGGGCGCACGCGCTAACCGGTAACGATGCTGCCTTGCAGCAAACTAACCTAACGCTGCGCGAAATGGCCTGGGGCGGTATCTACGACCAAGCAGGCGGCGGTTTTGCGCGGTATTCGGTGGATGATGCGTGGTTGGTGCCCCACTTCGAAAAGATGCTGTACGACAACGGGCAGCTTATCAGCCTGTACGCCGAAGCCTATCAGCTTACCCAAGACGAGCAGTGGCGCGAAGTGGTGGAGCAAACTGTGGCTTTTGTGCAGCGCGAACTGATGAGCCCGGAAGGCGGATTTTACGCCTCGCTCGATGCCGACAGCGAGGGCGAAGAAGGCAAGTTTTACGTCTTTGGCCTGGAGCAACTGCGCGAAGCCCTAGGTGACGAGGCCCCCTTGGCGGCCGAGTACTACGGCTGCACAGCCCTGGGCAACTGGGAGCACGGGCACAACATTTTGCACCGCCGTCAATCCGATGCCGCGTTTGCCGAAGCACACCAACTAACCCCTGGCGTGGTAGCAAGCTTGGCCGCCGGTTGGCGCGAAAAACTGCTCGCCTACCGCAGCCAACGCGCCCGCCCCGCCCTCGACGATAAAATCCTGACTGGCTGGAATGCCCTCATGCTGCGCGGTTTGGTCGACGCATACCGGGCGTTTCATCTGCCCCAATACCTCGAGCTGGCCTTGCAAAATGCCGAGTTCATCGAGCAAAACTTACGCCGCGGGCAAGGGCTGTGGCGCAACTACAAAAACGGCCGCGCTACCATTGTGGCCTTTCTGGAAGATTATGCCTTGCTGATTGATGCGTACACGGCCCTCTACGAAGCCACCTTTGCCGAACGGTGGCTGCAACGCGCCCGCGAGCTGACGGAGTACGTACTCGAACACTTCGCCGACGAAGCCGATTCGCACTTATTCTACACCGACGATACCGGCGAGGCACTGATTGCGCGTAAGAAAGAGTTGTTCGATAACGTAATACCCAGCTCCAACTCCCTGATGGCGCATAACCTGTTGCGCTTAGGTGCCCTGCTCGATGTACCGGCTTGGCACGAACGGGCCACCAATATGCTGGCCCTTGCGCAGGATTTGGCTGTAAATGAGCCGCAACATCTCGGCAATTGGGCTTCGTTGTACCTCAGCCTCCTGGCTCCGCTAGCTGAGGTAGCCGTGATTGGGCCCGAAGCGGAGCACTTTAGGCGCGAGCTAAGCCGCCACTACCTGCCCAACGCCGTGCTAGCGGGCACCAACACCAGCAGCGAACTGCCGCTACTGCAAAACCGCCACGCCGCCGAGGGCCAAACCACCATTTACGTGTGCTACAACCGCGCCTGCCAACAGCCGGTGTACAACCCCACCGAGGCATTGGCGCAACTGCAGGCGGCAACCCTGCGCGGCTAA